From Lycium ferocissimum isolate CSIRO_LF1 chromosome 12, AGI_CSIRO_Lferr_CH_V1, whole genome shotgun sequence, one genomic window encodes:
- the LOC132039923 gene encoding transcription factor TGA1-like isoform X2: MNMSSPSTQFAPARMGIFEPFHHMSMWEDTFRGEIMPNAGAMVTPPNDRADDKSGYTSSEQLIPSGSEDNQAGKSISDKVQRRLAQNREAARKSRMRKKAYVQQLEKSNLKLAQLEMELERARQQGLYIFGSNGNAGISSTINPGIAAFEMEYSQWVEEQQKKNVELRNILQSHVSEMELQLLVETVLNHYYNLFRMKADAAKADVFYLMSGMWRTSVERFFLWIGGFKPSELINVVMPQLEPLSDQQIVKICNLRHCCQQAEDALTQGMDKLQQNLAQNILTMTTGMGSYSSQMVSSMEKLEALESFVNQADHLRHQTLQQMSLILTTRQSARGLLAFGEYLQRLRALSSLWAARPREPT, translated from the exons ATGAACATGAGTTCTCCGTCAACTCAATTTGCCCCCGCAAGGATGGGGATATTCGAACCTTTCCACCATATGAGTATGTGGGAAGACACATTTAGAGGTGAAATTATGCCCAACGCTGGTGCTATGGTCACACCGCCAAATGACAGGGCAGATGACAAG TCTGGATATACTTCTAGTGAACAACTTATACCCTCGGGATCTGAGGATAATCAAGCAGGAAAGAGTATTTCAGACAAG GTACAACGGCGTCTAGCACAGAATCGTGAAGCTGCACGTAAAAGCCGTATGAGGAAAAAG GCTTATGTTCAGCAGCTTGAAAAAAGCAATTTGAAACTAGCACAACTTGAAATGGAACTTGAGAGAGCTCGACAGCAG GGACTGTACATTTTTGGTTCAAATGGTAATGCGGGGATAAGTTCAACAATTAATCCAG GAATAGCTGCATTTGAAATGGAATATAGCCAGTGGGTTGAAGAGCAACAAAAAAAGAACGTAGAGTTGAGGAACATTTTGCAATCCCATGTAAGCGAAATGGAGCTCCAGCTGCTGGTAGAAACCGTCTTAAACCACTACTACAATCTCTTCCGAATGAAAGCTGATGCTGCAAAAGCTGATGTGTTTTACCTGATGTCTGGGATGTGGAGAACATCAGTCGAGCGCTTTTTCCTCTGGATTGGAGGATTCAAGCCATCTGAACTCATAAAT GTGGTGATGCCACAACTTGAGCCATTATCCGATCAGCAGATCGTGAAAATCTGTAATCTGCGACACTGTTGTCAGCAAGCCGAGGATGCTCTCACTCAGGGAATGGATAAACTTCAGCAGAATCTGGCACAGAACATCCTAACTATGACTACCGGAATGGGAAGTTACAGTTCTCAGATGGTTTCTAGTATGGAAAAGTTAGAAGCACTCGAGAGTTTTGTTAACCAG GCAGATCACCTCCGGCACCAAACACTACAACAAATGTCACTTATCCTGACTACACGCCAATCAGCCAGGGGGTTACTCGCTTTTGGGGAGTATCTTCAACGTCTTCGTGCTCTAAGTTCGCTTTGGGCTGCCCGTCCTCGTGAACCTACCTAG
- the LOC132039923 gene encoding transcription factor TGA7-like isoform X1: MNMSSPSTQFAPARMGIFEPFHHMSMWEDTFRGEIMPNAGAMVTPPNDRADDKSGYTSSEQLIPSGSEDNQAGKSISDKVQRRLAQNREAARKSRMRKKAYVQQLEKSNLKLAQLEMELERARQQVSEILSCAFLTCIDTLHIPLTSCNELLQGLYIFGSNGNAGISSTINPGIAAFEMEYSQWVEEQQKKNVELRNILQSHVSEMELQLLVETVLNHYYNLFRMKADAAKADVFYLMSGMWRTSVERFFLWIGGFKPSELINVVMPQLEPLSDQQIVKICNLRHCCQQAEDALTQGMDKLQQNLAQNILTMTTGMGSYSSQMVSSMEKLEALESFVNQADHLRHQTLQQMSLILTTRQSARGLLAFGEYLQRLRALSSLWAARPREPT, encoded by the exons ATGAACATGAGTTCTCCGTCAACTCAATTTGCCCCCGCAAGGATGGGGATATTCGAACCTTTCCACCATATGAGTATGTGGGAAGACACATTTAGAGGTGAAATTATGCCCAACGCTGGTGCTATGGTCACACCGCCAAATGACAGGGCAGATGACAAG TCTGGATATACTTCTAGTGAACAACTTATACCCTCGGGATCTGAGGATAATCAAGCAGGAAAGAGTATTTCAGACAAG GTACAACGGCGTCTAGCACAGAATCGTGAAGCTGCACGTAAAAGCCGTATGAGGAAAAAG GCTTATGTTCAGCAGCTTGAAAAAAGCAATTTGAAACTAGCACAACTTGAAATGGAACTTGAGAGAGCTCGACAGCAGGTCAGTGAAATTCTCTCCTGCGCATTTCTAACTTGTATAGATACACTTCATATCCCACTCACATCATGTAATGAATTATTGCAGGGACTGTACATTTTTGGTTCAAATGGTAATGCGGGGATAAGTTCAACAATTAATCCAG GAATAGCTGCATTTGAAATGGAATATAGCCAGTGGGTTGAAGAGCAACAAAAAAAGAACGTAGAGTTGAGGAACATTTTGCAATCCCATGTAAGCGAAATGGAGCTCCAGCTGCTGGTAGAAACCGTCTTAAACCACTACTACAATCTCTTCCGAATGAAAGCTGATGCTGCAAAAGCTGATGTGTTTTACCTGATGTCTGGGATGTGGAGAACATCAGTCGAGCGCTTTTTCCTCTGGATTGGAGGATTCAAGCCATCTGAACTCATAAAT GTGGTGATGCCACAACTTGAGCCATTATCCGATCAGCAGATCGTGAAAATCTGTAATCTGCGACACTGTTGTCAGCAAGCCGAGGATGCTCTCACTCAGGGAATGGATAAACTTCAGCAGAATCTGGCACAGAACATCCTAACTATGACTACCGGAATGGGAAGTTACAGTTCTCAGATGGTTTCTAGTATGGAAAAGTTAGAAGCACTCGAGAGTTTTGTTAACCAG GCAGATCACCTCCGGCACCAAACACTACAACAAATGTCACTTATCCTGACTACACGCCAATCAGCCAGGGGGTTACTCGCTTTTGGGGAGTATCTTCAACGTCTTCGTGCTCTAAGTTCGCTTTGGGCTGCCCGTCCTCGTGAACCTACCTAG